One Bdellovibrio bacteriovorus str. Tiberius DNA segment encodes these proteins:
- a CDS encoding 2Fe-2S iron-sulfur cluster-binding protein — MPLISFKKNIRTPVDVPTETVLMTALLEAGLPVASSCDGDGVCAKCKIVVVEGQEHLSAENETECFLRDANNLPKEVRISCQTRVLGDITVDATYW, encoded by the coding sequence ATGCCTTTGATTTCTTTTAAAAAGAACATACGCACTCCGGTGGATGTCCCCACCGAAACGGTCCTGATGACGGCTCTGCTGGAGGCCGGACTTCCCGTCGCCTCCAGTTGTGACGGTGACGGGGTTTGCGCAAAGTGCAAAATCGTTGTCGTTGAAGGCCAGGAACACCTCAGCGCTGAGAACGAAACAGAATGCTTCCTGAGGGACGCCAATAATCTTCCCAAAGAAGTCCGTATCAGCTGCCAAACCCGAGTTCTCGGTGACATCACTGTCGATGCTACGTACTGGTAA
- the trxB gene encoding thioredoxin-disulfide reductase — protein sequence MTQDQKVENVIIIGSGPAGLTSAIYTSRANLEPLMIEGEEAGGQLMTTTEVENFPGFDHGITGPDLITVMRKQAERFGTRFITRNVTKVDFSQRPFKVWIGDKLHLAKSIIISTGASAKYLGLPSEKVYANRGVSACATCDGAFFRNQEIGVVGGGDTAMEEAQFLTRFATKVYLIHRRDHFRASKIMVDRALKNPKIEVLYNTEVTEVLGDGKGMTGAKIKGTVDGAVKELPITGLFLAIGHKPNTDLFKGVLDMNETGYLITQPNTTYTNIPGVFAAGDVQDHVYRQAITAAGTGCMAAIDAERWLEAQEAH from the coding sequence ATGACTCAGGATCAAAAAGTTGAAAATGTCATCATCATCGGTTCCGGCCCTGCAGGCCTGACTTCCGCTATTTATACTTCCCGCGCCAATCTGGAGCCTTTGATGATCGAAGGTGAAGAGGCCGGCGGTCAGTTGATGACCACGACTGAAGTTGAAAACTTCCCGGGCTTTGACCACGGAATCACCGGTCCGGACCTGATCACTGTCATGAGAAAACAGGCCGAAAGATTCGGCACTCGTTTCATCACCCGCAACGTGACGAAAGTGGATTTTTCCCAGCGTCCGTTCAAAGTGTGGATCGGTGACAAACTTCACCTGGCCAAATCCATCATCATTTCCACTGGTGCCAGCGCGAAGTATCTGGGTCTGCCTTCTGAAAAAGTTTACGCCAACCGCGGTGTTTCTGCGTGTGCAACGTGTGACGGCGCCTTCTTCCGCAATCAGGAAATCGGTGTTGTCGGTGGTGGTGACACGGCGATGGAAGAAGCTCAGTTCCTGACTCGCTTCGCAACCAAAGTGTACCTGATCCACAGACGTGATCATTTCCGTGCTTCCAAAATCATGGTGGACCGTGCACTGAAGAATCCAAAAATCGAAGTGCTTTACAACACTGAAGTGACCGAGGTTCTGGGTGACGGCAAGGGTATGACCGGCGCAAAAATCAAAGGCACCGTTGATGGCGCTGTCAAAGAACTTCCGATCACCGGTCTATTCCTGGCCATTGGCCATAAGCCGAACACCGACCTTTTCAAGGGTGTTTTGGATATGAATGAGACAGGCTATTTGATCACCCAGCCCAACACCACGTATACTAACATTCCAGGTGTCTTTGCGGCGGGAGACGTGCAAGATCACGTATATCGTCAGGCGATCACGGCAGCCGGTACAGGTTGTATGGCGGCGATCGATGCTGAAAGATGGCTGGAAGCCCAGGAAGCTCACTAA
- a CDS encoding response regulator: MKDKRINTKDLIEKIEKMTKARIASQEVVPLDQFREAKKKLDPKIILVIEDDETMRLAMKRILESEGYVTKLAADGTELSTVLDDHSVDLILMDVGLPWINGFELAQLLKEHRDLKKIPLVFVSGKASEEDMKKAFEIGADDYIKKPFDVEKLKKTVETLLKLNT, translated from the coding sequence ATGAAGGACAAAAGAATCAACACCAAGGATTTGATCGAAAAGATCGAGAAAATGACCAAGGCCCGCATTGCTTCTCAGGAAGTTGTGCCTTTGGATCAGTTCCGTGAAGCCAAGAAAAAGCTGGATCCAAAGATCATTCTTGTGATCGAGGACGACGAAACCATGCGCCTGGCGATGAAAAGAATCCTTGAAAGTGAAGGTTACGTGACAAAGCTTGCGGCTGATGGCACCGAGCTTTCCACGGTACTGGATGATCACTCGGTGGATCTGATTCTGATGGACGTGGGTCTGCCATGGATCAACGGTTTTGAACTGGCGCAACTGCTGAAAGAACACCGCGATCTTAAAAAAATCCCGCTGGTGTTTGTCTCCGGAAAAGCTTCTGAAGAAGACATGAAAAAAGCTTTCGAGATCGGCGCTGATGACTATATCAAAAAGCCATTCGACGTTGAAAAGCTGAAAAAAACTGTGGAAACGCTTTTGAAGTTGAATACGTAA
- a CDS encoding S8 family serine peptidase, with product MKSFSPKAKMLMGLAVIAAITGTLFTNCAKNSFTAVGEELAGTGADPLLGYAWHINNTGQKVFASDAGTAGVDLNLLQTWTSGLTGNGIKIVISDDGVQDVHPDLKDNFLYGVSRNYHTSGTNNAPPNSADDNHGTAVAGLAAAVGDNGVGSKGVAYKAKLLAYNFLSTGVSQTFTRMAEQLGGGHDVYNMSWGNSQNYLPDPVAAWETALLNGVLNGRSGKGSIYVKSAGNDFLVECKGSTDTYCIGNSNLDPDNSTPYTILVAALNSTGDAASYSSVGANVWISSFGGESGDDSPAMVTTDRTGCTAGYAQTSISGKVEFERGNNGNLNCNYTTTFNGTSSAAPVLTGAIALLLEANPNLNWRDVKYILAKTAVQVRPNSGAISNHPLRNYPGNAAKNVILPAGAVWENAWVTNSAGFKFHNWYGFGRVNVDAAVAMAKNYTSTFTAGLSGTSWVENTTRVAIPDYSATGVSNTVTVTDNLRIEGVRIRLKVDHDRVGDLGVELTSPSGTKSMILNMRNSLLGQVDYDNEVFLSNAFFQERSNGTWTIKVIDGGSTFNGDLVSWGVQIIGTP from the coding sequence ATGAAAAGTTTTAGTCCTAAAGCCAAAATGCTGATGGGCCTTGCGGTGATAGCTGCTATCACGGGGACTTTATTTACCAACTGCGCGAAAAACAGTTTCACTGCGGTTGGTGAAGAGCTGGCGGGCACGGGCGCGGATCCGTTGTTGGGTTATGCCTGGCATATCAATAATACCGGACAAAAAGTTTTTGCCAGTGATGCCGGAACGGCCGGTGTGGATTTGAATCTGTTACAGACTTGGACTTCCGGGTTAACCGGAAATGGAATCAAGATCGTGATTTCCGATGACGGTGTTCAGGATGTCCATCCTGACCTGAAGGACAACTTCCTGTATGGGGTTTCCAGGAACTATCACACCTCCGGAACAAACAATGCTCCGCCGAACTCTGCCGACGACAATCACGGGACTGCGGTTGCGGGATTGGCGGCAGCTGTGGGTGATAATGGCGTGGGCAGTAAGGGTGTTGCCTATAAGGCAAAGCTGCTGGCGTACAATTTCCTTTCCACCGGAGTTTCACAAACTTTCACTCGTATGGCCGAACAACTTGGTGGCGGCCATGATGTTTACAATATGAGCTGGGGGAATTCTCAGAACTATCTGCCGGATCCGGTGGCTGCCTGGGAAACGGCTTTGCTAAACGGTGTGCTTAATGGTCGCAGCGGTAAAGGCTCGATCTATGTGAAGTCTGCGGGAAATGACTTCCTGGTGGAATGCAAAGGATCGACAGATACTTACTGCATCGGTAACTCCAATCTGGATCCGGACAACAGCACTCCGTACACGATACTTGTGGCGGCTTTAAATTCAACAGGCGATGCAGCTTCGTATTCTTCTGTGGGGGCCAATGTATGGATTTCTTCCTTTGGTGGAGAGTCCGGTGATGACTCTCCAGCGATGGTGACCACGGACCGCACGGGGTGCACGGCGGGTTATGCTCAGACCAGCATTTCGGGCAAAGTGGAATTCGAACGGGGTAATAACGGAAACCTGAATTGCAATTACACAACGACATTTAACGGGACTTCTTCGGCGGCTCCGGTTCTGACGGGGGCGATTGCTTTGCTTTTGGAAGCCAATCCGAACTTGAACTGGCGTGATGTGAAATACATCCTGGCCAAAACAGCCGTGCAGGTTCGTCCGAATTCAGGGGCGATTAGCAACCATCCTCTGCGGAATTATCCGGGGAATGCTGCCAAGAACGTGATTCTGCCTGCGGGTGCTGTCTGGGAAAATGCCTGGGTCACCAACAGTGCCGGTTTCAAATTCCATAACTGGTATGGATTTGGCCGCGTGAATGTGGATGCGGCCGTGGCAATGGCAAAGAACTATACTTCGACATTTACGGCCGGTCTTTCGGGGACCAGCTGGGTTGAAAACACCACACGGGTGGCAATTCCTGATTACAGTGCGACGGGTGTCAGCAACACCGTGACGGTGACCGACAATCTGCGCATCGAAGGGGTTCGTATTCGTTTGAAGGTGGATCATGACCGTGTGGGCGATCTGGGTGTGGAATTGACGTCTCCGTCAGGCACCAAGAGCATGATTCTGAATATGCGAAATTCATTGTTGGGTCAGGTGGATTATGACAATGAAGTTTTCCTGAGCAATGCCTTCTTCCAGGAACGTTCCAACGGCACCTGGACAATCAAAGTCATTGATGGTGGTTCAACCTTTAATGGGGATCTGGTCAGCTGGGGCGTTCAAATCATCGGAACGCCTTAA
- a CDS encoding PilZ domain-containing protein, translating to MKTQGKIWIIYDAEAKTQTKPMSVVQAQVSILSIPEHEHSKFFLWTPGWESWLSIKDFLESDQNYFVIVQPPKPGGMPSLPGENEHTLTATKNAPATNGGVDSPYTQVVVGDIPLKHREVGGYHQKDFNGDDLDLAKIRKDKSDMPKPKKKGDEPEEDPLSQTAKPEPKGSDRRRDPRHNFKIEVVLVSKVRSFRTYSKDISLSGTMLEDEIPRDFLNKPFDLIIVNPFEPDPSKARLLFRAKIVGDLADPRRLMFIEQDVTMTLRLDALLKAYVAYQDQVRRSAG from the coding sequence ATGAAGACCCAAGGCAAAATTTGGATCATCTATGATGCTGAGGCCAAGACGCAGACAAAGCCAATGTCTGTGGTTCAAGCTCAAGTTTCGATCCTGTCCATTCCTGAACATGAACACTCGAAATTCTTCCTGTGGACCCCGGGCTGGGAAAGCTGGCTGTCCATCAAAGACTTCCTGGAATCTGATCAAAACTATTTCGTCATCGTTCAACCCCCGAAGCCAGGCGGCATGCCTTCTCTTCCGGGTGAAAATGAACACACCCTGACCGCGACCAAGAATGCTCCAGCCACCAATGGTGGTGTTGACAGTCCGTACACGCAGGTTGTGGTGGGCGATATTCCCCTGAAGCACCGTGAAGTCGGTGGCTATCACCAGAAAGATTTTAACGGAGATGATCTGGATCTGGCCAAGATCCGCAAAGACAAATCCGATATGCCAAAACCTAAAAAGAAAGGTGACGAGCCTGAAGAAGATCCGCTGTCCCAGACCGCGAAGCCTGAACCCAAAGGTTCTGATCGCCGTCGTGATCCCCGTCACAACTTCAAAATTGAAGTCGTGCTGGTATCCAAGGTGCGCTCGTTCCGCACTTATTCGAAGGACATCTCTTTAAGCGGAACCATGCTTGAAGACGAAATCCCAAGAGACTTCCTGAATAAGCCTTTCGATCTGATCATTGTAAATCCATTTGAACCGGATCCATCCAAAGCCCGTCTGCTGTTCCGCGCGAAAATCGTGGGTGACCTGGCAGACCCTCGCCGTCTGATGTTCATCGAACAAGACGTCACCATGACATTGCGTCTGGATGCTTTGCTGAAAGCTTACGTGGCTTATCAGGATCAGGTCCGTCGCAGCGCCGGCTAG
- a CDS encoding HAD family hydrolase — MNPLLVFDLDGTLIDSAPDIIVAVNRTLANHSKPTLSDELIISHIGEGIKKLIADLFKDAPLEPADIIALEMEFLKTYEEEMLQKTRIYPGVEDFLSRYQGPMGIITNKNEIPAKVILKHLGLDKYPWVNVFGADTLEERKPSPLPLRTMMKLAGRLPGNTLMIGDGIPDMVSAQRAGVASIAIGFGYTATPILESYEPLAVLEHYQELSGLIERISVRA, encoded by the coding sequence ATGAATCCACTTCTTGTCTTTGACCTTGATGGCACTTTGATTGACTCGGCCCCGGATATTATCGTGGCCGTCAATCGCACTTTGGCAAACCATTCCAAACCAACTCTGAGCGATGAACTGATCATCTCTCACATCGGCGAGGGCATTAAAAAGCTTATCGCCGATTTATTTAAAGACGCCCCTTTGGAACCCGCCGACATCATCGCCCTGGAAATGGAATTCCTGAAAACCTACGAAGAAGAGATGCTGCAAAAAACCCGCATCTATCCGGGCGTGGAAGACTTCCTGTCCCGCTATCAGGGACCGATGGGTATCATCACGAACAAAAATGAAATCCCCGCGAAGGTCATTTTGAAACACCTGGGCTTGGACAAATACCCGTGGGTAAATGTTTTCGGCGCGGATACTTTGGAAGAAAGAAAGCCCAGTCCGCTTCCTTTAAGAACAATGATGAAACTGGCGGGCCGTCTGCCTGGCAACACCCTGATGATCGGCGATGGCATCCCGGATATGGTCTCAGCTCAAAGGGCTGGGGTTGCCTCTATCGCCATTGGGTTTGGATATACGGCGACTCCTATACTGGAGTCATATGAACCCCTGGCTGTTTTGGAACACTATCAGGAACTCTCAGGTTTGATTGAACGAATCTCAGTCCGGGCCTGA
- a CDS encoding OmpA family protein has product MNLSSAIKIAASLTLVFALGACSSKSKKEDENVIGQRGNRGPDSALSGAAGDLKKSTKFSTLSQNIRFNVGSSELNASSRRALDEIASELKKTANSYEKIRISGLTDPQGDTDRNLRLSEARAMRVRDYLVSRGVAEDKLETIGKGAVARDTMGTSSQMARDRRVDFEIVE; this is encoded by the coding sequence ATGAATTTGTCTTCAGCTATTAAAATTGCCGCTTCCTTGACCCTGGTGTTTGCCTTGGGGGCCTGCTCCAGCAAATCCAAAAAAGAGGATGAAAACGTCATCGGTCAACGCGGCAACCGCGGTCCTGATTCGGCCCTGTCCGGAGCCGCCGGTGATTTAAAAAAATCCACCAAGTTCTCAACCCTTTCCCAGAACATTCGCTTCAATGTCGGAAGTTCAGAACTAAATGCCTCCAGCCGCCGTGCTTTGGATGAAATCGCCAGCGAGCTGAAAAAGACCGCCAACTCCTATGAAAAAATCCGTATCTCCGGCCTGACGGACCCTCAAGGCGACACCGATCGCAACCTGCGCCTGTCGGAAGCCCGTGCGATGCGCGTGCGTGACTATCTGGTTTCTCGCGGTGTGGCTGAAGACAAACTGGAAACGATTGGCAAAGGAGCTGTCGCCCGCGACACCATGGGCACATCCTCGCAAATGGCGCGGGATCGCCGCGTGGACTTTGAGATTGTCGAATAA
- a CDS encoding O-methyltransferase — MRESVLTHKDNYMLSLLSEESDLKKRSRQFADELNLGRISINAAEAKLIQTLVRTHGCRKFVEIGTLTGLSAQYIFEALPEGGELWTLEKDPKHGEYSSQIFAQLDQSQKKIHLVMGDAREELEKIAALGPFDGVFIDGNKAAYFDYLTWAEKNVRKGGLILADNIFLSGSVWGEPTQKFSDKQTRIMQDFNKRLADPTLFESAIIPTFEGLYIALKK; from the coding sequence ATGCGTGAATCCGTGTTAACCCACAAAGACAATTATATGCTTTCACTTCTTTCTGAAGAAAGTGATCTGAAAAAACGTTCTCGCCAGTTTGCGGATGAATTGAATCTGGGAAGAATCAGCATCAATGCTGCTGAAGCGAAGTTGATTCAGACTTTGGTGCGCACGCATGGTTGCCGCAAATTTGTCGAGATCGGCACGCTGACAGGATTGTCTGCCCAGTACATCTTTGAAGCCCTGCCTGAAGGCGGGGAGCTGTGGACTTTGGAAAAAGATCCGAAGCATGGCGAGTATTCGTCACAGATTTTTGCACAACTGGATCAGTCCCAAAAGAAAATTCATCTGGTGATGGGTGATGCTCGTGAAGAGCTTGAAAAAATCGCAGCTTTGGGGCCTTTTGATGGCGTCTTCATCGACGGGAACAAAGCGGCTTACTTTGACTATCTGACTTGGGCCGAGAAAAACGTTCGTAAAGGCGGCTTGATTCTGGCTGACAACATCTTCCTGTCAGGCTCGGTGTGGGGAGAACCCACGCAGAAATTCTCAGACAAACAAACCCGCATCATGCAGGACTTCAACAAGCGCCTGGCGGACCCAACCCTGTTCGAATCCGCCATCATCCCCACCTTCGAAGGCCTCTACATCGCCCTCAAAAAATAA
- a CDS encoding DNA polymerase III subunit alpha, translating to MGTLTNKALIASQNSRLPAKPRPRAKGFVELLGRSNFSFLQGASSPEEMVSQAVEFGYDGMALCDLNGLYGVVRGFQTIQSPSLFTASPQVKEGFHYLIGSELTLTDESSVVLIPMNKQGYSHLCEILTLGKRQAAKGFSKLSLEQIEKYNQGLLCLAIPPWTDERYEKLEKIFDNRLYLPLWRDLTWESQEFCRQGFALEEKYQARLFVTQRPFMHSPERKPLFDVLTCTLHHTTLAEAKNKLIQNSERCLKSLDDISWLWQDRLDLVEKTVEISAHVTFSLNEIRYRYPASSLPLGMTPTEHMHHLTLKGAENRYPEGIPDKTLKQIEHELELIKDLQYEDYFLTLKEICDFASSRGILYQGRGSAANSVVCFCLGLTAIDPVQMNLLFERFLSRERREPPDIDIDFEHSRREEVIQHIYEKYNERHAAMVCTVIRYRSRMAIRETAKVFGMPLAKINAMIKFMGRDGMKRLLDPAVAADFGMEPGPWKMFMALAQQLHGFPRHLGIHSGGFLITQDPITEMVPVEKATMNGRYVIQWNKDDVDFLRLMKIDVLSLGMLTCLRKCFDLLRDVKGKDYSLATLPADDKLTYDMICRAETVGVFQIESRAQMNTLPRMQPKNFYDLVIEIALIRPGPLQGGMVHPFLKLRQNPPKEIKYAHPALKEILKNTMGVPIFQEQVMKMVVAVADFTPGEADELRRVMSSAWKRKATMGGIEQRLRTGFASHGISSEYADQIYKTIEGFANYGFPESHSASFALLTYASCYLKCHYPDVFACGLLNSQPMGFYAPRTIIAEAQRNGVVVAPLDVQKSDYDYTIEKTASGDQLRVGLRSIYGIPETLLRRVEDSRKTEGLYQDLADFIRRTQLPRSMLLKLAAAGAFESFNGNVRELIWNLESLSLDQQSFLWGHPKEQFELGEDEDEPEHLPFESNWDRLRREYDSKGYSVESHPMSVLRTYLHSKSEALREKRFVPYFSSDDLKRMKTKTKVRVAGLVAITQRPPTAKGMCFITLEDEFGFMNIVIHPEIYQKDRTTIYTRSLLEIHGQVEKVGVITNIRAERILPLG from the coding sequence ATGGGTACTTTGACTAATAAAGCTTTGATTGCTTCACAAAATTCCAGGCTGCCGGCCAAACCCCGGCCGCGCGCCAAAGGCTTCGTCGAACTTCTGGGTCGCAGTAATTTTTCGTTTCTGCAAGGGGCTTCCAGTCCTGAAGAGATGGTGTCGCAAGCCGTGGAGTTCGGTTACGACGGTATGGCGCTGTGTGATCTGAACGGCCTGTACGGCGTGGTCCGCGGTTTTCAGACCATTCAGTCACCTTCTTTGTTCACCGCTTCGCCGCAAGTGAAGGAAGGCTTTCATTATCTGATTGGTTCAGAGCTGACTTTGACCGATGAAAGCTCCGTCGTGCTGATCCCGATGAACAAACAGGGTTATTCGCATCTGTGTGAAATTCTGACATTGGGAAAACGTCAGGCGGCCAAGGGTTTTTCCAAACTCAGTCTGGAACAGATTGAAAAATACAATCAGGGTCTTTTGTGCCTGGCCATCCCGCCGTGGACGGACGAACGCTATGAAAAACTTGAAAAGATTTTCGACAACCGCCTGTATCTGCCGCTGTGGCGGGATCTGACCTGGGAATCCCAGGAATTCTGCCGACAGGGCTTTGCGCTGGAAGAAAAATACCAGGCGCGTCTGTTTGTTACCCAGCGCCCGTTCATGCACAGTCCGGAACGCAAACCTTTGTTTGATGTTCTGACCTGCACTCTTCATCACACCACTTTGGCAGAGGCGAAAAACAAACTGATTCAGAATTCTGAGAGATGCTTAAAAAGCCTCGATGATATTTCGTGGTTGTGGCAAGACCGCCTGGATCTTGTGGAAAAAACTGTGGAGATCTCGGCACATGTGACGTTTTCACTAAATGAGATACGTTACCGCTATCCCGCATCCAGCTTGCCTTTGGGGATGACTCCCACCGAACACATGCACCACCTCACATTGAAGGGCGCGGAAAACCGCTACCCTGAAGGGATTCCTGACAAAACCTTAAAACAGATCGAGCACGAGTTGGAATTGATCAAAGATCTTCAGTACGAAGATTACTTTCTGACTCTGAAAGAGATCTGTGATTTCGCTTCATCCAGAGGGATTCTTTATCAGGGCCGCGGTTCGGCGGCCAATTCCGTGGTGTGTTTCTGTCTGGGATTAACCGCGATTGATCCGGTGCAAATGAATCTGCTGTTTGAACGTTTTCTGTCACGTGAAAGGCGCGAACCGCCGGATATTGATATCGACTTTGAACACAGCCGTCGCGAGGAAGTGATTCAGCACATCTATGAAAAATACAACGAACGCCACGCGGCCATGGTGTGCACGGTGATTCGTTATCGTTCCCGCATGGCCATTCGTGAAACAGCCAAGGTGTTCGGCATGCCGCTGGCAAAAATCAATGCCATGATCAAGTTCATGGGCCGTGATGGCATGAAGCGCCTGCTGGATCCCGCGGTGGCTGCGGATTTCGGCATGGAGCCGGGGCCGTGGAAGATGTTCATGGCGCTGGCTCAGCAGCTGCACGGATTCCCCCGTCATCTGGGAATTCACAGTGGCGGCTTCCTGATCACTCAGGATCCCATCACTGAAATGGTTCCCGTGGAAAAAGCCACCATGAACGGCCGCTATGTCATTCAGTGGAACAAAGACGACGTGGACTTCCTGCGCCTGATGAAGATTGACGTTTTAAGTCTGGGAATGCTGACGTGTCTGCGCAAGTGCTTTGATCTTTTGCGTGATGTGAAAGGCAAGGACTACAGCCTTGCCACTTTGCCTGCCGATGACAAACTCACTTACGACATGATCTGCCGCGCGGAAACTGTCGGCGTCTTTCAAATTGAGTCCCGCGCGCAGATGAACACTTTGCCCCGCATGCAGCCCAAAAACTTTTATGATCTGGTGATTGAAATCGCCCTGATCCGCCCCGGCCCCTTGCAAGGGGGCATGGTGCATCCATTCCTGAAGCTGCGCCAGAATCCGCCGAAAGAAATCAAATATGCGCATCCCGCTTTAAAGGAGATTCTGAAAAACACCATGGGCGTTCCCATATTTCAGGAACAAGTGATGAAGATGGTGGTCGCTGTGGCGGACTTTACTCCGGGTGAAGCTGATGAACTGCGCCGGGTGATGTCGTCCGCGTGGAAACGCAAAGCCACCATGGGTGGTATCGAGCAGCGCCTGCGCACCGGATTTGCCAGTCACGGGATTTCCAGTGAATACGCCGATCAGATTTATAAAACCATCGAAGGTTTTGCCAACTATGGTTTCCCGGAAAGTCACTCGGCCAGCTTTGCTCTTTTAACTTATGCCAGCTGTTATCTGAAATGTCATTACCCGGATGTGTTTGCCTGCGGCCTTTTAAACAGTCAGCCCATGGGCTTTTACGCGCCCCGCACGATCATCGCCGAAGCCCAGCGAAATGGCGTGGTGGTGGCGCCCTTGGACGTGCAAAAATCTGACTATGACTACACTATTGAAAAAACGGCCTCGGGTGATCAATTGCGTGTGGGGTTAAGATCTATCTATGGCATTCCCGAAACGCTGCTTCGCCGGGTTGAAGACAGTCGCAAAACAGAAGGTCTGTATCAGGATCTGGCGGATTTTATCCGTCGCACGCAGCTTCCCCGCAGTATGCTGCTGAAACTGGCCGCCGCCGGTGCTTTTGAATCTTTCAACGGCAATGTGCGGGAACTGATCTGGAATCTGGAATCTTTAAGCCTTGATCAGCAAAGCTTCCTGTGGGGGCACCCCAAAGAGCAATTTGAACTGGGTGAAGACGAGGATGAACCTGAACATCTGCCGTTTGAATCCAACTGGGACCGCCTGCGCCGCGAATACGACAGCAAGGGGTATTCCGTTGAATCCCACCCGATGTCGGTACTTAGAACCTATCTGCACAGTAAAAGCGAAGCTCTGCGCGAAAAACGTTTTGTGCCTTATTTTTCTTCGGATGATCTGAAGCGCATGAAAACAAAAACCAAGGTGCGGGTTGCGGGTCTGGTGGCCATCACTCAGCGCCCGCCCACCGCCAAAGGAATGTGTTTTATCACGCTGGAAGACGAATTCGGCTTTATGAACATCGTCATTCACCCCGAGATCTATCAAAAGGACCGCACCACGATTTACACCAGATCGCTGCTGGAAATCCACGGCCAGGTTGAAAAAGTGGGCGTCATCACCAATATCCGCGCTGAACGTATTCTGCCGCTGGGATAG
- a CDS encoding recA protein — protein sequence MSTLALPELANIPFVSAEQLQPPPGLSTGVNVLDDFLLWKGVPQGDLSLLQGAPGTGATSLWIRIVQNVHSQNKWAAWINGDAQLFPAHLSNYKINLKKLLVVKEPKENEQLFWLLQELITSSLFEVIGCNLKEMFLKNHQLQKLKRLCRLHKVALVFVNQKASKFVNPLFSLMIHFQRDFITIQRALHRPTPFNLAGSMIHANFMHQFKNTARKLLS from the coding sequence ATGAGCACCCTCGCCCTTCCCGAACTGGCTAACATCCCCTTTGTTTCTGCCGAGCAACTGCAACCGCCGCCGGGCCTTTCCACCGGCGTGAATGTCCTGGATGACTTTCTGCTGTGGAAAGGAGTCCCGCAAGGCGACCTCAGCCTGTTGCAAGGGGCCCCCGGCACCGGCGCCACTTCCTTGTGGATTCGCATCGTTCAAAACGTGCATTCCCAAAACAAGTGGGCGGCATGGATCAACGGGGATGCTCAGCTTTTCCCCGCTCATTTAAGCAACTACAAAATCAATCTGAAAAAACTGCTGGTGGTCAAAGAGCCCAAAGAAAATGAACAGCTTTTCTGGCTGCTGCAGGAACTCATCACCAGTTCCCTGTTTGAAGTGATCGGCTGCAATCTGAAAGAGATGTTTTTGAAAAACCATCAGCTGCAAAAATTGAAACGACTTTGTCGTCTGCACAAGGTCGCTTTGGTTTTTGTGAATCAGAAAGCCAGCAAGTTTGTAAACCCGCTGTTCAGTCTGATGATCCATTTTCAACGCGACTTTATCACCATCCAAAGGGCCTTGCACCGTCCGACGCCGTTCAATCTGGCAGGGAGTATGATTCATGCGAACTTTATGCATCAATTTAAAAACACCGCAAGAAAGCTCCTCAGCTGA
- a CDS encoding methylated-DNA--[protein]-cysteine S-methyltransferase, with product MTDLEFKIFKVPSEFGEWLAAFEDDQLIFLGSYNAGKKLVEGDLASLIEKFYSVRIGSFQPAKWNNGNFWTTQHQIKLQGTEFQMKVWLELLKIPAGKTVTYSELAKKLRKGSAVRAVATAVGKNPISYWIPCHRVVGKGSNLLKYHWGPEVKEYLLIKEGVL from the coding sequence ATGACCGACCTTGAATTCAAAATTTTCAAAGTTCCTTCCGAATTTGGCGAATGGCTGGCGGCCTTCGAGGACGATCAGCTGATTTTTCTGGGCAGCTACAATGCCGGGAAAAAATTGGTGGAAGGCGATCTGGCCTCTTTGATTGAGAAATTCTACAGCGTGCGCATTGGCTCTTTCCAACCAGCCAAATGGAACAATGGCAATTTCTGGACAACCCAGCACCAAATCAAGCTTCAGGGCACCGAATTCCAAATGAAGGTGTGGCTGGAGCTTCTGAAAATACCCGCAGGCAAAACCGTCACTTATTCTGAGCTGGCTAAAAAACTGCGTAAAGGATCCGCAGTTCGCGCTGTGGCCACCGCCGTCGGTAAGAACCCCATCAGCTACTGGATTCCCTGCCACCGCGTGGTCGGCAAAGGCAGCAATCTTTTGAAATATCACTGGGGCCCGGAAGTGAAAGAATATCTGCTGATAAAAGAAGGCGTGCTTTAA